A stretch of Aeromicrobium tamlense DNA encodes these proteins:
- a CDS encoding aldo/keto reductase, translated as MSLELPPVGFGTYQLNGLSGVDTVISALRVGYRLLDSAMNYENEGAVGTAVRRSDVPRDEIVVTSKLPGRHHAYDLAVTSIEESVLRTGLDHLDLHLIHWPNPSHDLYVEAWQALVDAQRRGLVFHIGVCNFLPEHLDRLERETGVLPAVNQIELHPYFPQVEALADHRRRGIVTQAWSPLGRKSDLLTNPVVVEVAEQHDLTPAEAVLAWHAAVGAVPLPKASSQERQRQNLAAVGHVLDPAAVERLTALGRPDGRLFDGDPATRVED; from the coding sequence GTGAGCCTCGAACTGCCCCCGGTGGGCTTCGGCACCTACCAGCTGAACGGCCTGAGCGGCGTCGACACGGTCATCTCGGCCCTGCGCGTCGGCTACCGGCTGCTCGACTCGGCCATGAACTACGAGAACGAGGGCGCCGTCGGCACGGCCGTGCGGCGCTCCGACGTGCCGCGCGACGAGATCGTGGTGACCTCCAAGCTGCCCGGGCGCCACCACGCCTACGACCTCGCCGTCACCTCGATCGAGGAGAGCGTGCTGCGCACCGGCCTCGACCACCTCGACCTGCACCTCATCCACTGGCCGAACCCGTCGCACGACCTCTACGTCGAGGCGTGGCAGGCGCTCGTCGACGCCCAGCGGCGCGGCCTGGTGTTCCACATCGGCGTCTGCAACTTCCTGCCCGAGCACCTCGACCGGCTCGAGCGCGAGACGGGCGTCCTGCCCGCCGTCAACCAGATCGAGCTGCACCCCTACTTCCCGCAGGTCGAGGCGCTCGCCGACCACCGGCGTCGCGGCATCGTCACCCAGGCGTGGAGCCCGCTCGGCCGCAAGAGCGACCTGCTGACGAACCCGGTCGTCGTCGAGGTCGCCGAGCAGCACGACCTGACCCCGGCCGAGGCGGTGCTCGCGTGGCACGCGGCCGTCGGCGCCGTGCCACTGCCGAAGGCGTCCTCGCAGGAGCGCCAGCGCCAGAACCTCGCCGCGGTGGGCCACGTCCTCGATCCAGCCGCGGTGGAGCGGCTCACGGCGCTCGGCCGTCCCGACGGCCGGCTGTTCGACGGCGATCCGGCCACCCGGGTCGAGGACTGA
- a CDS encoding LuxR C-terminal-related transcriptional regulator translates to MVRRSQDEPSSADHESYRAAPATGGWPGIPDRPRQFVSRARLLDLIDADPGCSLVLVSAPAGTGKTSLVVDWATTRAPERLEWITFDAGDVLWPAFVEALERLGIAVPAGPLPPGDAPLDSRVRRELAVAIASEPEAITIVMDGFDVSSAVVADDLDFLLRHTGHRLRLVMLTRADPVLPLYRYRLEESMTEVRMADLALTDEEAGTVLDLMGVPLRADSVHLLNARTRGWVTGTRFAGKFLGDHEDPDADVGDVMGESGSIAEYLMGEVLAAHSPEVLDLLMTMSVPDTVEPGLALALGGHSAVRGLSSLARVNVFIERVPGHAEHYRFHPFFRDLLRAELGYRAPGTLLDLQRRTADWYAREGMLTPAARHYAAIEAWTDLAGLVTDHDAWRQLLLADGTHPLVQELRAIPTALEDPDVVLVRAALALAERDPAAFDREVARLSGATDPGEDVRRALALLLAVRGRDAADPRESAALADAAGLALVSTGGRAESDPGMVPLVCAMQGLGHLREGDVPGAREALRLGADAADRAGELALLVECLGLLALIACCEGDTTRAATLAARAARTASDAGLTVCVLPRAPRIAQAWVALEQFDLRAASEHVDVAARADFVLGDPVSNAMLALVTARLRAAQGDRATAIATIGAALERLGTQDAWLVARLRLELVPWLLARGETTEANEELAQVDDELAGPAVSLAAGQVRLAQGDDVAAATAYARARDQHAPVPVRVAGSLAECARLLRAGAPVQAHRAVVEALQLARPSTLRRPFHEASVPVRQLIQQDRQLATAHAWLFERTGPAAARPRPGSGVESRQPAPVEQLTEKEMEVLGHLAALLTTDEIAAEMYISVNTVRTHVRNILRKLGVTRRNAAVRVAREYELLPG, encoded by the coding sequence ATGGTGCGACGCTCGCAGGACGAGCCCTCGTCCGCAGATCACGAGTCCTACCGGGCCGCCCCCGCCACCGGCGGCTGGCCGGGAATCCCCGACCGACCCCGCCAGTTCGTCAGCCGCGCGCGACTGCTCGACCTGATCGACGCCGACCCCGGCTGCTCGCTCGTGCTGGTCAGCGCGCCCGCAGGGACGGGCAAGACCTCGCTCGTCGTCGACTGGGCCACCACGCGTGCGCCCGAGCGCCTGGAGTGGATCACCTTCGACGCCGGCGACGTGCTGTGGCCCGCGTTCGTCGAGGCGCTCGAGCGTCTCGGGATCGCCGTTCCCGCGGGACCGCTCCCGCCCGGGGACGCGCCCCTGGACTCGCGGGTGCGCCGTGAGCTCGCCGTCGCGATCGCGTCCGAGCCCGAGGCCATCACGATCGTGATGGACGGGTTCGACGTCAGCTCGGCCGTGGTCGCCGACGACCTGGACTTCCTGCTCCGCCACACGGGGCACCGCCTGCGCCTGGTGATGCTGACCCGGGCCGACCCGGTGCTCCCGCTCTACCGCTACCGGCTCGAGGAGTCGATGACCGAGGTCCGGATGGCCGACCTCGCGCTCACCGACGAGGAGGCCGGTACCGTCCTCGACCTCATGGGCGTGCCGCTGCGCGCCGACTCGGTGCACCTGCTCAACGCCCGCACCCGCGGCTGGGTCACCGGCACCCGCTTCGCCGGCAAGTTCCTCGGCGACCACGAGGACCCCGACGCCGACGTGGGCGACGTGATGGGCGAGAGCGGCAGCATCGCGGAATACCTCATGGGGGAGGTGCTCGCGGCGCACTCGCCCGAGGTCCTCGACCTGCTGATGACGATGAGCGTGCCCGACACGGTCGAGCCCGGTCTGGCCCTCGCGCTGGGCGGCCACAGCGCGGTCCGCGGCCTGTCCTCCCTCGCACGGGTCAACGTCTTCATCGAGCGCGTGCCGGGTCACGCCGAGCACTATCGCTTCCACCCCTTCTTCCGCGACCTGCTCCGCGCCGAGCTGGGGTACCGAGCGCCCGGCACGCTGCTCGACCTGCAGCGCCGGACGGCCGACTGGTACGCCCGGGAGGGCATGCTCACCCCGGCCGCGCGCCACTACGCAGCGATCGAGGCGTGGACCGACCTCGCGGGGCTCGTCACCGACCACGACGCGTGGCGCCAGCTGCTGCTGGCGGACGGCACGCACCCGCTGGTCCAGGAGCTGCGCGCCATCCCCACCGCGCTGGAGGACCCGGACGTCGTCCTCGTCCGGGCGGCGCTGGCGCTCGCCGAGCGCGACCCGGCCGCCTTCGACCGCGAGGTCGCCCGGCTCTCCGGCGCGACGGATCCGGGAGAGGACGTCCGGCGCGCACTCGCCCTGCTGCTCGCCGTCCGCGGCCGCGACGCCGCGGACCCGCGCGAGTCGGCGGCGCTCGCCGACGCGGCCGGCCTGGCGCTGGTCAGCACCGGCGGCCGGGCGGAGTCCGACCCCGGGATGGTCCCGTTGGTCTGCGCGATGCAGGGTCTGGGTCACCTCCGTGAGGGCGACGTGCCCGGCGCCCGCGAGGCGCTACGCCTCGGCGCCGATGCGGCCGACCGTGCCGGCGAGCTCGCCCTGCTGGTCGAGTGCCTCGGCCTGCTCGCCCTGATCGCGTGCTGCGAGGGCGACACGACCCGCGCCGCCACCCTCGCGGCGCGCGCGGCGCGGACCGCCTCCGACGCGGGTCTCACCGTCTGCGTCCTGCCCCGCGCGCCACGGATCGCGCAGGCGTGGGTCGCCCTCGAGCAGTTCGACCTCCGCGCCGCGAGCGAGCACGTCGACGTCGCGGCCCGCGCGGACTTCGTCCTCGGCGATCCGGTCTCGAACGCGATGCTCGCCCTCGTCACCGCGCGCCTGCGTGCCGCACAGGGCGATCGCGCGACCGCCATCGCGACGATCGGCGCCGCACTGGAGCGTCTCGGGACGCAGGACGCGTGGCTCGTCGCGCGACTGCGCCTCGAGCTGGTCCCGTGGCTGCTCGCCCGGGGCGAGACCACCGAGGCGAACGAGGAGCTCGCCCAGGTGGACGACGAGCTGGCCGGGCCCGCGGTCTCCCTCGCCGCGGGCCAGGTCCGGCTCGCCCAGGGGGACGACGTCGCGGCCGCCACGGCCTACGCGCGGGCCCGCGACCAGCACGCACCGGTGCCGGTCCGCGTCGCCGGGTCCCTCGCGGAGTGCGCGCGCCTGCTGCGTGCCGGCGCTCCCGTCCAGGCCCACCGGGCCGTCGTCGAGGCCCTGCAGCTGGCTCGGCCGTCCACCCTGCGACGGCCGTTCCACGAGGCGAGCGTGCCCGTGCGCCAGCTGATCCAGCAGGACCGCCAGCTCGCGACGGCGCACGCGTGGCTCTTCGAGCGCACCGGTCCGGCCGCCGCCCGGCCCCGGCCCGGTTCGGGGGTGGAGTCACGCCAGCCGGCACCCGTCGAGCAGCTCACGGAGAAGGAGATGGAGGTGCTGGGGCACCTCGCCGCGCTGCTCACCACCGACGAGATCGCCGCGGAGATGTACATCTCGGTCAACACCGTGCGCACCCACGTCCGCAACATCCTGCGCAAGCTCGGCGTGACCCGCCGCAACGCCGCGGTCCGCGTGGCGCGCGAGTACGAACTGCTGCCCGGCTGA
- a CDS encoding LuxR family transcriptional regulator — protein sequence MTGAPEGVGRGEIIAAARCAPSRVVAVTAAAGYGKTTLLRRWATFDHRTVVVASLAASDDDPDALVATLADAFAVADGTTAPRRPTLRGLVAAISARPRPFVLLVDDLQVLRSDEAHDVVRLIAARIPSGSQLVTASRRAQPHLPRLRAEHEALELDECHLAVDGTIARAILARAGLDVEPEAAARLARDCEGWAAGVALAAAVAKASPDGGLDVAGDDRFVADYFASEVLGPLDADQREFLLRTAILDRLGGELCDAVLDRTDSTARLRELEDANRFVMPTGRGRAWYRHHRLFREFLLAELRREDPEHVERLHTRAATWHEARGEQEAAIEHLLSTSRHERTAALVDAAAPAAWERGESAVVQRWLTTLGELQLASHPRLAVVQGWVAALTGDPGTAQRWLSFLESTADPTSSLEADRALLRSAMAPDGPDRALRDARYALTHVDPWSFRRVRAIALCGEAHLMLGQVDEALPCLEEAAREATRAGHYYIAVGALALLGWIAMDRGDWRAGGEHVRAAVRATEESGLPGHPATVLTLAASARLHLRVGDRAAALHELGEAMESRHVSTSARPLLAVKGRLAVAKLLWATGDHGGARELLRELHDLARERPDLGVLGAELAEFVAMLDGGDRDDGVTAPLTPAELRVLPYLQTHLTIAQIGERLFVSRNTANSEIASIYRKLGVSTRGAAVARATVLGLLGQ from the coding sequence ATGACCGGGGCGCCGGAGGGGGTCGGTCGCGGCGAGATCATCGCGGCGGCCCGGTGCGCGCCGTCCCGCGTCGTCGCCGTCACGGCCGCCGCGGGGTACGGCAAGACCACGCTGCTGCGCCGCTGGGCGACCTTCGACCACCGCACCGTGGTCGTCGCGTCCCTGGCAGCCTCCGACGACGATCCCGACGCCCTGGTCGCCACGCTCGCCGACGCCTTCGCCGTCGCGGACGGCACCACCGCTCCGCGGCGGCCCACGCTGCGCGGACTCGTCGCCGCGATCAGCGCGCGCCCCCGACCATTCGTGCTGCTCGTGGACGACCTGCAGGTCCTGCGCTCGGACGAGGCGCACGACGTCGTGCGGCTGATCGCCGCGCGCATCCCGTCGGGCTCGCAGCTGGTGACCGCGAGTCGGCGCGCTCAGCCACACCTGCCGCGGCTGCGTGCCGAGCACGAGGCGCTGGAGCTCGACGAGTGTCACCTCGCCGTCGACGGCACCATCGCCCGCGCGATCCTCGCGCGTGCCGGGCTGGACGTGGAGCCCGAGGCTGCGGCCCGACTCGCGCGCGACTGCGAGGGCTGGGCAGCCGGCGTCGCCCTGGCGGCCGCGGTCGCGAAGGCCTCCCCGGACGGTGGGCTGGACGTCGCCGGTGACGACCGGTTCGTGGCGGACTACTTCGCGTCCGAGGTGCTGGGTCCGCTGGACGCCGACCAGCGCGAGTTCCTGCTCAGGACGGCGATCCTCGACCGGCTGGGCGGCGAGCTGTGCGACGCCGTGCTCGACCGCACGGACTCCACCGCGCGCCTGCGCGAGCTGGAGGACGCGAACCGCTTCGTGATGCCCACCGGACGCGGGCGCGCGTGGTACCGCCACCATCGCCTGTTCCGCGAGTTCCTCCTCGCCGAGCTGCGCCGCGAGGACCCCGAGCACGTCGAGCGCCTGCACACGCGGGCCGCCACCTGGCACGAGGCGCGCGGCGAGCAGGAGGCCGCGATCGAGCACCTTCTCTCCACGTCCCGGCACGAGCGGACCGCGGCCCTGGTCGACGCCGCGGCGCCGGCGGCGTGGGAGCGGGGCGAGTCCGCCGTGGTCCAGCGCTGGCTGACGACGCTGGGCGAGCTGCAGCTGGCGTCGCACCCGCGGCTGGCCGTCGTGCAGGGGTGGGTGGCGGCGTTGACGGGGGACCCCGGCACGGCACAGCGCTGGCTGTCCTTCCTCGAGTCGACCGCGGACCCGACCTCCTCCCTGGAGGCCGACCGTGCCCTGCTCCGCTCCGCGATGGCACCGGACGGTCCCGACCGGGCGCTGCGCGACGCGCGGTACGCCCTGACGCACGTCGATCCGTGGAGCTTCCGTCGCGTCCGAGCCATCGCCCTGTGCGGCGAGGCCCACCTGATGCTCGGGCAGGTGGACGAGGCCCTCCCGTGCCTCGAGGAGGCGGCGCGCGAGGCGACGCGGGCCGGTCACTACTACATCGCCGTGGGCGCGCTCGCCCTGCTGGGCTGGATCGCGATGGACCGTGGCGACTGGCGCGCCGGGGGCGAGCACGTGCGCGCGGCGGTCCGCGCGACCGAGGAGTCCGGCCTGCCGGGTCACCCGGCGACCGTGCTGACGCTGGCGGCCTCGGCACGCCTGCACCTGCGCGTCGGTGACCGGGCGGCGGCCCTGCACGAGCTGGGCGAGGCCATGGAGTCGCGTCACGTCAGCACGTCCGCGCGGCCCCTGCTCGCGGTGAAGGGCCGGCTCGCCGTGGCGAAGCTGCTCTGGGCCACGGGCGACCACGGTGGTGCCCGCGAGCTGCTGCGCGAGCTGCACGACCTCGCCCGCGAGCGTCCGGACCTCGGCGTCCTGGGCGCCGAGCTGGCCGAGTTCGTCGCCATGCTGGACGGCGGCGACCGCGACGACGGGGTGACCGCGCCACTGACCCCCGCGGAGCTCCGTGTCCTGCCGTACCTGCAGACCCACCTGACGATCGCGCAGATCGGCGAGCGGCTGTTCGTCTCGCGCAACACCGCCAACTCCGAGATCGCGTCGATCTACCGCAAGCTCGGGGTGAGCACCCGGGGTGCGGCGGTCGCGCGGGCCACCGTGCTGGGGCTGCTGGGGCAGTAG
- a CDS encoding DUF6325 family protein: MIGTRTPRVATVRKDGTAMDEVEWGPVGYLIVEFPGARMTGEGLQELVALTDSGTIRILDLAFVLKEADGSVSALEINDLDGDGAFDLTVFEGASSNLLGEHDLREAGDVLTDGSAAAILLFENRWAARFVHALRRNGAELVAAGFIPLDDIAEALDATEAAG, translated from the coding sequence GTGATCGGGACACGCACGCCGCGCGTCGCCACCGTGAGGAAGGACGGCACCGCCATGGACGAGGTCGAATGGGGACCGGTCGGCTACCTGATCGTGGAGTTCCCCGGTGCGAGGATGACCGGCGAGGGACTGCAGGAGCTGGTCGCGCTCACGGACAGCGGCACGATCCGCATCCTGGACCTGGCCTTCGTGCTGAAGGAGGCCGACGGCTCCGTCAGCGCGCTGGAGATCAACGACCTCGACGGCGACGGCGCGTTCGACCTCACGGTCTTCGAGGGCGCGTCGTCGAACCTGCTGGGCGAGCACGACCTGCGGGAGGCCGGCGACGTGCTGACCGACGGCAGCGCCGCGGCGATCCTGCTCTTCGAGAACCGCTGGGCCGCCCGCTTCGTCCATGCGCTGCGCCGCAACGGCGCGGAGCTGGTCGCGGCCGGCTTCATCCCCCTGGACGACATCGCCGAGGCGCTGGACGCGACCGAGGCCGCGGGCTGA
- a CDS encoding SHOCT domain-containing protein, which produces MPGLLRGVARTAVVAGTATAVSNRVSRRQASRWAAEQPQYQQGYDQQYEQAPPPPPPPAAPPADDPIALLSQLGRLHEAGTLTDEEFAAQKARILAQM; this is translated from the coding sequence ATGCCAGGACTACTGAGGGGCGTCGCACGCACCGCCGTCGTCGCCGGAACGGCCACGGCCGTCTCGAACCGCGTCTCGCGTCGCCAGGCCTCCCGCTGGGCGGCCGAGCAGCCGCAGTACCAGCAGGGCTACGACCAGCAGTACGAGCAGGCGCCGCCCCCGCCCCCGCCGCCCGCGGCCCCGCCGGCGGACGATCCGATCGCCCTGTTGAGCCAGCTCGGGCGCCTGCACGAGGCCGGAACGCTCACCGACGAGGAGTTCGCCGCGCAGAAGGCGCGGATCCTCGCGCAGATGTGA
- a CDS encoding potassium channel family protein, with protein sequence MTRPRPDPARRQAWALVRRAAVRVVLSVTVLLCAYFLLPARDSGSDLPWFLLALLVFSGVVAVQVPLIARSTFPVIRAVEALALAIPVFLLMFARAYLTVSLADPDAFSRPLTRVDALYFTVSTFVTVGFGDITATSQGMRVAVTAQMILDLVILGAVVKVFASAARRGLSGRDPGTLPD encoded by the coding sequence ATGACCCGTCCGAGGCCGGACCCGGCCCGCCGACAGGCGTGGGCGCTCGTCCGGCGGGCCGCCGTGCGCGTCGTGCTGTCGGTGACGGTGCTGCTCTGCGCCTACTTCCTGTTGCCGGCGCGTGACTCGGGATCCGACCTGCCCTGGTTCCTGCTCGCGCTGCTCGTGTTCAGCGGCGTCGTGGCCGTCCAGGTGCCGCTGATCGCGCGCTCGACGTTCCCGGTGATCCGGGCCGTCGAGGCGCTCGCGCTGGCGATCCCGGTGTTCCTGCTGATGTTCGCGCGCGCCTACCTCACGGTGTCCCTCGCGGACCCGGACGCCTTCAGCAGGCCGCTCACCCGGGTCGACGCGCTCTACTTCACGGTCTCGACGTTCGTGACGGTGGGCTTCGGCGACATCACCGCCACGTCGCAGGGGATGCGCGTGGCCGTTACGGCGCAGATGATCCTGGACCTGGTCATCCTCGGCGCCGTCGTGAAGGTCTTCGCCTCGGCCGCTAGGCGTGGGCTGTCGGGGCGTGATCCCGGGACGCTGCCTGACTGA
- a CDS encoding YhjD/YihY/BrkB family envelope integrity protein, which yields MDQDSSRDEPFAPVSQSTERIDTAVERLPPWARERVQWVLSTWIGRTLMRLAAASVRVEIFDRAMTIAAQFFTSILPLLIVAVTFLGAGSDQIAEVVGASGETSELIDEATRGEGAAAFGVVGVLFVLVSATSLSRALSRAFAVVWQVDRPRVDLRSAWRWFAVVVVLMMAVVVVQNLTQRTSALPPRSLWPAALSMATDVAVAVFVPWVLLAGRIAARWLLPGAVACGIAMAIVRPAAEVWLPWALDVSAGRYGPIGMAFTYLAWLYVVAFILIGTAVLGQVLVSDEGRAGAWLRGDPGSPPEHDARLGPDDENRDTGRSVR from the coding sequence ATGGACCAGGACAGCAGCCGGGACGAGCCGTTCGCACCGGTCAGTCAGTCGACCGAGCGGATCGACACGGCCGTCGAGCGGCTGCCGCCCTGGGCGCGCGAGCGCGTGCAGTGGGTGCTGTCCACGTGGATCGGCCGCACCCTGATGCGGCTGGCGGCCGCGTCCGTGCGCGTCGAGATCTTCGACCGCGCCATGACGATCGCCGCGCAGTTCTTCACCTCGATCCTGCCGCTGCTCATCGTCGCGGTGACCTTCCTCGGAGCCGGCTCGGACCAGATCGCCGAGGTCGTCGGCGCATCGGGGGAGACCAGCGAGCTCATCGACGAGGCCACCCGCGGCGAGGGCGCCGCGGCGTTCGGCGTCGTGGGCGTCCTGTTCGTCCTCGTGTCCGCGACGAGCCTGTCCCGCGCGCTGAGTCGCGCGTTCGCCGTGGTCTGGCAGGTCGACCGGCCGCGGGTGGACCTGAGGTCGGCCTGGCGCTGGTTCGCGGTGGTGGTCGTGCTGATGATGGCGGTCGTCGTGGTCCAGAACCTCACCCAGCGCACGAGCGCGCTCCCACCCCGCTCGCTGTGGCCGGCCGCGCTGTCCATGGCCACCGACGTCGCGGTGGCCGTCTTCGTCCCGTGGGTCCTGCTCGCCGGGCGGATCGCGGCGCGGTGGTTGCTGCCCGGCGCGGTCGCCTGCGGGATCGCCATGGCCATCGTCCGCCCGGCCGCGGAGGTGTGGCTGCCGTGGGCGCTCGACGTGAGCGCCGGGCGCTACGGCCCGATCGGGATGGCCTTCACCTACCTCGCCTGGCTCTACGTGGTGGCCTTCATCCTGATCGGCACCGCGGTGCTGGGGCAGGTCCTGGTGAGCGACGAAGGACGGGCCGGCGCCTGGCTGCGGGGCGACCCCGGCTCACCCCCGGAGCATGATGCCCGGCTCGGTCCCGATGACGAGAATCGCGACACCGGAAGGAGCGTCCGATGA
- a CDS encoding AI-2E family transporter: protein MTIEQGPGPGPTGRTVSGVLTFVVGAAALTIVLGGVHAVASIIGPVFLALVITVTVHPARRALERTRLPEWAASTVMLIAAYLLIVVMTLALVVSVAQLAALLPKYTTEFTETVNDAVATLEGFGVEQAQLDKVAAAIDPARLVELVASILGGTLGALTDVFFLFTVLLFMAFDTNAARRNLHLLGGRFGDVVTAVGHFADGTRTYMVVAATFGLIVAIVDGVALYVIGVPGAFVWAVLAFVTNFIPNIGFVIGLVPPALIALLEDGPGLMLAVIVVYCVVNFVIQSIIQPRVVGESVGLSPTLTFLSLVFWAWLLGPLGALLAVPLSLLMKAMLVEADPRLSWALPLISGRPETSD, encoded by the coding sequence ATGACGATCGAGCAGGGCCCGGGGCCGGGACCCACCGGGCGGACCGTGTCGGGCGTCCTGACGTTCGTCGTCGGCGCGGCCGCGCTGACGATCGTGCTCGGCGGCGTGCACGCCGTCGCCAGCATCATCGGGCCGGTCTTCCTCGCCCTGGTCATCACGGTCACGGTGCACCCCGCCCGCCGCGCGCTGGAGCGCACGCGGCTGCCGGAGTGGGCCGCCTCGACGGTCATGCTGATCGCGGCGTACCTGCTGATCGTCGTGATGACCCTCGCCCTGGTGGTGTCGGTGGCCCAGCTGGCCGCGCTGCTGCCGAAGTACACGACGGAGTTCACCGAGACCGTGAACGACGCGGTCGCGACCTTGGAGGGCTTCGGCGTCGAGCAGGCGCAGCTCGACAAGGTGGCCGCCGCGATCGACCCGGCGCGGCTCGTGGAGCTGGTCGCGTCGATCCTGGGCGGCACGCTGGGAGCGCTGACCGACGTCTTCTTCCTGTTCACCGTGCTGCTGTTCATGGCGTTCGACACCAACGCCGCCCGCCGGAACCTGCACCTGCTGGGCGGTCGCTTCGGCGACGTGGTCACGGCCGTCGGGCACTTCGCCGACGGGACCCGCACGTACATGGTCGTCGCCGCGACGTTCGGCCTCATCGTGGCGATCGTCGACGGCGTCGCGCTGTACGTCATCGGCGTCCCGGGCGCCTTCGTCTGGGCGGTGCTGGCGTTCGTCACGAACTTCATCCCCAACATCGGCTTCGTGATCGGTCTCGTGCCGCCGGCGCTGATCGCCCTGCTGGAGGACGGACCGGGGCTCATGCTCGCGGTCATCGTCGTCTACTGCGTCGTGAACTTCGTGATCCAGTCGATCATCCAGCCGCGGGTCGTGGGGGAGAGCGTCGGGCTCTCGCCCACGCTCACGTTCTTGTCGCTCGTGTTCTGGGCCTGGCTGCTCGGTCCGCTGGGCGCGCTGCTCGCGGTGCCGCTCAGCCTGTTGATGAAGGCGATGCTCGTGGAGGCGGATCCTCGCCTGTCGTGGGCGCTGCCGCTCATCTCGGGAAGACCCGAGACCTCGGACTGA
- a CDS encoding DUF7144 family membrane protein, translating to MTDSRTAPRRSQGAAFGFIAFAGVMMILMGVFHAFMGIVALAENEIYVEGPQYLLEFDVTAWGWIHLIAGVVVVIAGFGVFSGQGWARGVGIAVAALSMLLNFAFIPYYPIWSLLVMAIAVCVIWALADHGPDFPVRDTTRGL from the coding sequence ATGACCGACTCACGCACGGCACCACGCCGTTCCCAGGGAGCCGCCTTCGGCTTCATCGCGTTCGCCGGGGTGATGATGATCCTGATGGGCGTCTTCCACGCCTTCATGGGCATCGTGGCCCTCGCCGAGAACGAGATCTACGTCGAGGGCCCCCAGTACCTCCTCGAGTTCGACGTCACCGCCTGGGGCTGGATCCACCTGATCGCCGGCGTCGTCGTCGTCATCGCCGGGTTCGGCGTGTTCAGCGGGCAGGGGTGGGCGCGCGGCGTCGGCATCGCCGTCGCGGCGCTCAGCATGCTGCTGAACTTCGCCTTCATCCCGTACTACCCGATCTGGTCGCTGCTCGTGATGGCGATCGCGGTGTGCGTCATCTGGGCGCTGGCCGACCACGGCCCCGACTTCCCGGTCCGGGACACCACGCGCGGTCTGTGA